From a single Cyclobacterium marinum DSM 745 genomic region:
- a CDS encoding ROK family protein produces the protein MKVNNMVLGLDIGGTKISSGLFRNGSLTESMEIKTPAKSPKEEILETISQQVEAYRHFNFKAIGIGIPGLVDPTNGIIYNLANIPSFHNVNLKKYLEDRFGVPVAINNDANCFALGEYKFGASNIHKHVIGITLGTGIGTGIIANGHLYTGKLCGAGEWGAIPYLDGTFEDYCGSKFFKEKHHISAKKLAKKASEGDPEAVNIFYDFGKHIGALIYRLMLTFAPEAIVLGGSIRKAFPYFEKGMQEVIDAFPYLPISENLKVYVSGSNDSAILGAISLVEENKYLVNMGNSVDVTNPTV, from the coding sequence ATGAAAGTAAACAATATGGTGCTAGGATTGGACATTGGGGGTACTAAAATTAGTTCAGGATTATTTAGAAATGGAAGCTTGACAGAAAGCATGGAAATAAAAACTCCTGCAAAGTCCCCAAAAGAAGAAATCCTAGAAACCATTTCCCAACAAGTCGAAGCTTATAGACATTTTAATTTTAAAGCCATAGGAATAGGGATCCCCGGACTGGTAGATCCTACCAATGGAATTATATATAACTTGGCAAACATCCCTTCTTTCCATAATGTGAACCTAAAAAAATATTTGGAAGATAGGTTTGGAGTTCCAGTAGCTATAAACAATGATGCCAATTGTTTCGCTTTAGGAGAGTATAAATTTGGTGCTTCCAATATTCACAAACATGTCATCGGTATCACCTTAGGTACAGGAATCGGCACAGGCATAATAGCCAATGGCCATTTGTATACAGGTAAACTATGTGGTGCAGGCGAATGGGGAGCAATTCCTTATTTGGATGGCACCTTCGAAGATTATTGTGGTAGTAAGTTTTTTAAAGAAAAACACCATATTAGTGCAAAAAAACTAGCCAAAAAAGCAAGTGAAGGTGATCCAGAAGCAGTAAATATTTTTTATGATTTCGGGAAACATATTGGCGCGCTCATTTACAGGTTGATGCTAACCTTTGCCCCTGAAGCCATAGTGCTTGGAGGTTCAATAAGAAAAGCCTTTCCTTATTTCGAAAAAGGTATGCAGGAAGTAATTGATGCATTCCCCTATCTACCTATCTCCGAAAATTTAAAAGTATATGTTTCAGGATCAAATGATTCAGCCATATTAGGCGCAATCTCTTTGGTTGAAGAAAATAAATACCTGGTAAATATGGGAAATAGTGTGGATGTAACCAATCCCACTGTTTAA
- a CDS encoding vanadium-dependent haloperoxidase: MLKSQNLLILSLLFLTLTSNLFAQKTTAEKEIFVRDKLIEHLFSITDVMVTDVTSPPGAARFYSYSLLAAYLAYNNEGNLNDLPMVEHFNAPLPDLGTEITIESNNMKLAFAGTYAMLEVGKKIMPSGKKLINAQEALVNQYLKNRILKKKEIKQGISYAEYIASTVLEYAGKDGYLQLSTLKRYSPTNDKGKWYPTPPAYLAAIDPEWRTIRPFFINSADAFSPAPPAAYSENKNSSFFKQLTEIYEVTSNLTEEQRLIANFWDCNPFNVSYSGHMAIGLKKISPGGHWMGITGIASQKAKLDFKESLFIHTLVALGLHDAFISCWDEKYRSDRIRPLTAINRLIDETWRPILQTPPFPEYTSGHSVISKTSAVLLTSYFGDHFKFIDTSEVYFGLPERAFDSFLIASNEAAISRLYGGIHFRDAIEVGMQQGENIAQYILEQMKTYPNRLSSDAEK; encoded by the coding sequence ATGTTAAAAAGCCAAAACCTGTTAATCCTTTCTTTACTTTTTCTAACACTTACAAGCAATCTATTTGCACAGAAAACCACTGCTGAAAAGGAAATATTTGTTCGTGACAAGTTGATTGAACACCTATTCTCCATAACTGATGTCATGGTTACGGATGTTACTAGTCCTCCAGGAGCTGCCAGGTTCTACAGTTACTCTTTATTGGCAGCCTATTTAGCATATAATAATGAGGGGAATTTGAACGATTTACCGATGGTGGAGCATTTCAATGCACCTCTTCCTGATTTGGGAACAGAAATCACTATCGAATCAAACAATATGAAATTGGCATTTGCCGGCACTTATGCAATGCTGGAGGTGGGAAAAAAAATCATGCCTTCCGGAAAAAAACTAATTAACGCCCAAGAAGCCTTGGTCAATCAATATCTAAAAAATAGAATCCTAAAGAAAAAGGAAATCAAACAAGGCATTAGCTATGCAGAATATATTGCTTCAACTGTATTAGAATACGCCGGCAAGGATGGATACTTGCAATTAAGTACCCTAAAAAGATATAGTCCTACCAATGATAAAGGTAAATGGTATCCTACTCCTCCTGCATATTTGGCAGCCATAGACCCGGAGTGGAGAACGATCAGGCCATTTTTCATAAACAGTGCCGATGCATTCAGCCCTGCTCCTCCCGCAGCTTATTCAGAAAATAAGAACAGCTCTTTCTTCAAGCAATTGACAGAAATTTATGAAGTTACCTCCAACTTAACAGAAGAGCAACGATTAATCGCTAACTTTTGGGATTGCAACCCATTTAATGTGTCTTACAGTGGACACATGGCCATTGGATTGAAGAAAATTTCTCCGGGAGGCCACTGGATGGGAATCACAGGTATTGCCAGCCAAAAAGCAAAACTAGACTTTAAAGAAAGCCTTTTCATACATACTCTTGTAGCATTAGGCCTTCATGATGCTTTCATAAGTTGCTGGGATGAAAAGTACAGGAGTGACAGGATACGACCTTTAACAGCCATCAACAGGCTTATTGATGAAACTTGGCGACCCATCTTGCAAACTCCTCCTTTCCCTGAATACACCAGTGGGCATAGCGTAATCTCCAAAACCTCCGCGGTATTACTCACCTCTTATTTTGGTGATCATTTCAAGTTTATCGATACCTCAGAAGTTTACTTTGGCTTACCGGAACGCGCTTTTGATTCCTTTTTAATTGCATCCAATGAAGCCGCAATCTCTCGGTTGTATGGTGGTATACATTTCAGGGATGCCATTGAAGTAGGTATGCAGCAAGGTGAGAATATTGCCCAATATATATTGGAACAAATGAAAACCTATCCAAATCGCTTAAGCAGTGATGCCGAAAAGTAA
- a CDS encoding DUF1349 domain-containing protein codes for MRTIKGRDFSWMNPPKQWSEEEGKFSLVTNAETDFWRKTHYGFIKNSGHFLHTDQAGDFEFMVQFSGNYTDLYDQAGLMILLDNENWIKAGIEYVDGVQNASAVVTRDCSDWSVVALNGSPSTFFIKAKRGRDYVEISYSLDGKNFQLLRQAYFPPAPLLRIGFMAASPKGKGFDIVFNDFKINEYSQE; via the coding sequence ATGAGAACTATTAAAGGACGTGATTTTAGCTGGATGAATCCTCCAAAGCAATGGTCTGAGGAAGAAGGGAAATTTTCATTAGTGACGAATGCTGAAACAGATTTCTGGAGAAAGACACATTATGGATTTATCAAAAACTCAGGTCATTTTTTACACACCGATCAAGCTGGTGACTTTGAGTTTATGGTTCAATTTTCGGGGAATTACACAGACCTTTATGACCAAGCCGGCCTTATGATCCTATTGGACAATGAAAATTGGATCAAAGCCGGTATCGAATACGTAGACGGAGTTCAAAATGCAAGTGCTGTGGTTACAAGAGATTGTTCAGACTGGTCCGTAGTAGCGCTAAATGGTAGCCCATCTACTTTCTTTATCAAAGCCAAAAGGGGGCGTGATTATGTAGAAATCAGTTACAGTTTGGACGGTAAGAATTTCCAGTTGCTTAGACAAGCCTATTTCCCACCGGCCCCATTACTCCGTATAGGTTTTATGGCTGCATCTCCAAAAGGCAAAGGCTTTGATATTGTGTTTAATGATTTTAAAATAAATGAATATTCTCAGGAATAA
- a CDS encoding sulfotransferase-like domain-containing protein, with translation MNSRDKKVFLWSGPRNISTALMYSFAQRQDTVVVDEPLYAHYLTRSPAKPLHPGADDILSSMEVNGEKVIEGMQKEGKKQVTFFKNMSHHLIGLDWDFMKSGANVILTRDPKDMLMSFSEVIEEPEMSDIGYAIQLELLDYFTSIKLPFVVLDAKKVLKHPEDQLYKLCNFLNIPFDHAMLSWQKGPIPEDGVWAKYWYKNVHLSTGFQPYRQKDITFPERLIPLLKECQPIYEKLLKDAL, from the coding sequence TTGAATTCGAGAGACAAGAAGGTATTTCTTTGGTCAGGACCCAGAAATATTTCCACAGCCTTAATGTATAGTTTTGCTCAGCGGCAAGATACAGTTGTTGTTGATGAGCCTTTGTATGCGCATTATTTGACTCGTTCTCCGGCCAAGCCCCTACATCCCGGAGCTGATGATATCCTTTCAAGCATGGAGGTCAACGGGGAGAAAGTAATAGAAGGGATGCAAAAGGAAGGTAAAAAGCAGGTAACCTTCTTTAAGAACATGAGTCATCACCTTATCGGTCTTGACTGGGATTTTATGAAATCTGGAGCCAATGTTATCCTAACAAGAGACCCTAAGGATATGTTGATGTCATTTTCAGAGGTGATTGAGGAGCCTGAGATGAGTGATATTGGATATGCCATACAATTGGAATTATTAGATTATTTTACTTCTATAAAGCTTCCTTTTGTGGTTTTAGATGCCAAGAAAGTTTTGAAACATCCTGAGGATCAGTTGTATAAACTCTGCAACTTTTTGAATATTCCATTTGACCATGCAATGCTTTCCTGGCAAAAAGGGCCTATTCCGGAAGATGGGGTTTGGGCCAAGTATTGGTATAAAAATGTACATTTATCCACCGGTTTTCAGCCTTATCGACAAAAGGATATAACTTTCCCGGAACGGTTGATCCCGTTATTGAAGGAGTGTCAACCTATTTATGAAAAGCTTTTAAAAGATGCGCTTTAA
- a CDS encoding aminotransferase class IV produces the protein MVKGTHQAIDDVRNETVKIFINGEFHDRREAKISVFDSGYLVGDGVWEAFRVHQGKLIFIDQHLDRLWQSAKVIGIDIPFSKEELINNVHRTLKINGMKNDVHVRAMLTRGIKKTPSQDPRLTVSGPNLVIIAEFKAAAEESKTQGISLFTSTIRRGAPDYLDPRLNCHSKLHEVQALIQAIEAGADEALMLDVNGFVATCNATNFFMVKGGEVWTSTGEYCMNGITRGNVIKVCSRNGIRCFQKNFSLFDVYGADEAFVTGTFGGLTPVVKIDGKSIGNGACGPVTTNLRKLYEGLVAEQLK, from the coding sequence ATGGTTAAAGGCACCCATCAAGCAATAGATGATGTTAGAAATGAGACTGTCAAAATTTTTATCAATGGAGAGTTTCATGATCGAAGGGAGGCAAAGATATCAGTTTTTGACAGTGGATACCTAGTTGGAGATGGCGTTTGGGAAGCTTTTAGGGTACATCAAGGCAAGCTAATTTTTATTGATCAACACTTGGATAGACTTTGGCAATCCGCCAAGGTGATAGGAATTGATATTCCATTCTCCAAGGAAGAATTGATAAACAATGTTCATCGTACCCTTAAGATCAATGGTATGAAAAATGATGTGCATGTTCGAGCCATGCTTACCAGAGGAATTAAAAAAACGCCTTCTCAGGATCCAAGACTTACTGTTTCCGGGCCCAACCTTGTAATTATCGCAGAGTTCAAAGCGGCAGCAGAAGAAAGTAAGACTCAAGGTATAAGTCTTTTTACCAGTACCATTCGAAGGGGGGCGCCGGATTACTTAGATCCCAGATTGAATTGCCATAGCAAACTACATGAAGTACAAGCTTTGATTCAAGCAATAGAAGCAGGAGCTGATGAGGCTTTGATGTTGGATGTTAATGGTTTTGTTGCCACCTGCAATGCAACCAATTTTTTTATGGTAAAAGGGGGAGAAGTGTGGACATCTACAGGAGAATATTGTATGAATGGCATCACCCGAGGGAATGTGATTAAAGTTTGTTCCCGGAATGGGATAAGATGTTTTCAAAAAAACTTCTCCTTGTTCGATGTTTATGGGGCAGACGAAGCCTTTGTTACAGGTACATTTGGAGGACTTACTCCTGTGGTTAAAATCGATGGTAAATCCATAGGTAATGGAGCCTGTGGACCTGTTACCACTAATTTGCGTAAACTCTATGAAGGGTTGGTTGCCGAACAATTAAAATAA
- a CDS encoding Kelch repeat-containing protein encodes MVKLVFTFALALIATFGQAQTWETLKPEITCTKRHECSGAAVNGKFYLMGGRGDKPVEVFDPAKNSWTKLNGAPFEMHHFQAVSYKGKIYVIGAFTGGYPHETPVENVYIYDPEKDSWTKSHEIPAERRRGAAGLVVYKDKFYLLGGAQDGHWADNRDYVDEYDPKTGAWKTLPSMPRLRDHFQAVVVDDKLYAVGGRRSFAKEGHGFELTYPELDVYDFSTEKWSTLENYPLPTERAGSTTIPYKEGFLVIGGESDAQVQAHSEVEYFHPENGWKLLNHLNRGRHGFPAVLIDENLYLAAGCGNRGGNPELNSIEKLAID; translated from the coding sequence ATGGTAAAGTTAGTTTTTACATTCGCATTAGCTCTTATCGCTACATTTGGTCAAGCGCAGACTTGGGAAACATTAAAACCTGAAATTACTTGCACAAAGAGGCATGAATGTTCCGGTGCAGCAGTAAACGGTAAATTCTATTTAATGGGAGGTAGAGGAGATAAGCCTGTTGAGGTATTTGATCCGGCCAAAAATAGCTGGACAAAACTTAATGGTGCTCCTTTTGAAATGCATCATTTTCAGGCGGTAAGCTACAAAGGGAAAATTTATGTAATTGGTGCCTTTACTGGAGGATATCCCCATGAGACCCCCGTTGAAAATGTCTATATTTATGATCCGGAGAAAGATTCTTGGACCAAGAGTCATGAGATCCCTGCAGAAAGAAGAAGGGGGGCAGCCGGACTGGTCGTTTATAAGGATAAATTTTATCTCTTAGGTGGTGCGCAAGACGGACATTGGGCAGACAATAGAGATTATGTGGATGAATATGACCCTAAAACCGGAGCATGGAAAACCCTTCCTTCGATGCCTAGACTAAGGGATCACTTTCAGGCTGTAGTAGTAGATGATAAACTATATGCAGTAGGAGGAAGACGTTCTTTTGCCAAAGAAGGTCATGGGTTCGAACTTACATATCCTGAACTGGATGTATATGATTTTTCTACTGAAAAATGGTCTACGCTAGAAAATTACCCATTACCTACAGAACGAGCCGGAAGTACTACGATTCCTTATAAGGAAGGTTTTTTAGTAATTGGTGGAGAAAGTGATGCACAAGTACAAGCACATTCAGAGGTTGAGTATTTTCATCCTGAGAATGGATGGAAGTTATTGAATCATTTAAATAGGGGAAGACATGGTTTTCCGGCAGTATTGATTGACGAGAATTTATATTTAGCAGCTGGATGTGGCAATAGGGGAGGAAACCCTGAGTTGAATAGCATTGAAAAATTAGCTATTGATTAG
- a CDS encoding carboxypeptidase-like regulatory domain-containing protein codes for MKPILYLISILFTGFPAFGEKDPEKPFLLKGRLLDANSIQPIGNAHIHWSKNHAVSDEEGKFSIWVNDKTLLNISHIAYTYTNYEVNNKDDSIITIFLKPAVTELEAVTVRVLPDEQTFKQQVLAAKTPFYKENQRLKSNLQFMKNIHHLAYYYDMNSYDKLLSTLDNKGSMVLFSTNPLLGIKGLIRLLKQKPDLPKKTRFPNSYAIPLYPYQREKGGFQKYFE; via the coding sequence ATGAAACCCATCTTGTATTTGATTTCAATACTTTTTACAGGATTTCCTGCCTTTGGGGAAAAAGATCCAGAAAAACCATTCCTTCTTAAAGGCAGATTACTAGATGCAAATTCCATACAACCAATTGGAAATGCTCATATACATTGGAGCAAAAACCACGCAGTAAGTGATGAGGAGGGGAAGTTCTCTATTTGGGTAAATGATAAAACCTTACTTAATATCTCCCATATAGCCTATACATATACAAATTATGAAGTCAATAACAAGGATGACAGTATCATCACTATCTTTCTAAAGCCTGCTGTTACGGAACTGGAAGCGGTTACTGTACGTGTTTTACCGGATGAGCAAACCTTTAAACAACAGGTTTTAGCAGCAAAAACCCCATTTTATAAGGAAAATCAGCGGTTAAAAAGCAACCTCCAATTCATGAAAAACATACACCATTTGGCATATTATTATGACATGAACAGTTATGACAAACTTTTATCCACTTTAGACAATAAGGGTTCAATGGTGCTTTTCTCAACCAACCCCTTATTAGGTATTAAAGGATTGATTCGTCTGTTAAAACAAAAACCTGATCTTCCTAAAAAAACCAGGTTTCCAAATTCTTATGCTATCCCTTTATACCCTTATCAAAGGGAAAAAGGTGGATTTCAAAAATACTTCGAGTAG